A window of Methanocaldococcus vulcanius M7 genomic DNA:
GAATCCAAACTGTATAACCAATAAAGAACGAATAAGAGGGAAATTTAAAATTGAAAATACATCTCCATTAAGGATCAGATGTCATTACTGTGAAAAATTTTTAAATGAAGTGGTTTTTGAATAAACCTTTTTATTTTTATCAATCTTTTTTAATCTTTTTTTAATGTTTTTTTAAGGTTTTTATAGAATCCTGCCCTTAACTTTCTTTATATCAAATTTTGCAGTTTTTGCTATTGCCATTACTGCCAAAACTCCCGCTTGCAGGGGATCGCCAACCACAAGATCAACTACCTTAGGAACCGATCCAAACATTTTCAAGCTAATAACGGGAATATCTGACTTTTCTTTTAGCTCTTTAACTGCCTCTGTTATCTTTCCTCCCATTAAAGAGCCAGCTAATACTAAAATTCCCACTCGTGGGAGAGTGGCTACTGCCTTAACGGCCTCATATAAGTTTTCCTCTCCAACGATCGGGAGGGTATCTACGCTTATTCTCTCTCCTCTTATATTGTGTCGGTCTGCTTCGCTTATAGCCCCTCTTGCAACTTCTGCAACTTGTGCTCCTCCGCCAACAATAATAACTCTCTTACCATATATCTTCTTCAGAGAGTTGTGAATTTCAAACCTTTTTACATGCTTGCATTCTTTAAGTTTATTATTTAGAAGACCTAAGTTTTTTATTCCCTCTATTTCCATATATATAAATCCCACGTTCTGATCTTCTTTTATAAACTGCTGAGTGTAGGTTATATTACCCCCAAGCTCATATATGATTCCAGTTAGTTTATGCAATACTCCAACCTTGTTTTCTGCTTCAACACTTAATCCAATCTCCATATACACCATCTTTCAGATTTTTAATAGAGAATTATAGATCTGCCTCTTTTATTGCCTCATAGAGTGAATCACATAAATAGTTAATCTCCTCTTCCGTTATTGAAAGTGGTGGAACTAAGATAACCACATTACCAATTGGTCTCATGTATATTCCTCGTTTTAATAATTTCTCAGCAACTCTATAACCAGCTTTATATCCATAAGGGTAGGGTTCTTTTGTTTCTTTATCTTTTACAAGTTCTATTCCTATCATAAACCCTCTTCCTCTCACATCTCCAACATGATCAAGTTCCTTTAACTTTTTTAGTTTTTCATGTAAAAGTTTTATCTTGGGTTGTATTTCTTCTAAAATATTTTCTTTTTCGAATATCTCCAATGTTGCCAGTGCAGCTGAACATAAGAGCTGATTTCCAGTATAAGTATGGCCATGGTAGAACTGCTTACTTTCTCCAAACTCTCCTAAAAATTGGTTATATATCTCATCCGTGGTTAGCGTAGCTGCTAATGGTAAATATCCTCCTGTTATACCCTTTCCAAGACATAAAATATCGGGTTTTTTTAATTTTTTCAACTTCTCGTTATCACAAAAAAACATCTTTCCAGTTCTTCCAAATCCTGTGGCCACTTCATCTAAAATAAATATAACATCGTTTTCTTTACATGCCTTTGCTACTCCTTCAATATATCCATCCGGAAACGGGATCATTCCAGCAGATCCTCTAATTCCACCTTCAAGAATAACGCAAAATACTTCATCTGCTTTTTTTTCAATTAGATCGAGCATCTCATCTAAACAACGCATATCACAACCTTTTTCATTTCTCTCATCAGTGTCTTTGAATGAGTGGTATTTGCATCGGTAGCAGTAAGGAGGATCAGCATGATACCCTTTAAAAAGAAGAGGTTTAAAAATTCCATGAAAGAGTTCACTTCCTCCAACACTCATCGCTCCAACAGTATCTCCATGGTATCCTTCTTTAACTGAGATGAATTTATTCCTCCCTTTATCTCCCCTTAATATGTAGTATTGGTATGCCATTTTAACTGCGATCTCTACTGCTTCTGCTCCATCTTCAGAGTAGAATACTTTTGTTAAATGGTTTGGAATAATATCTATCAATTTTTTTGCCAACAATATGGATGGAACATTTGCACTTCCCAATAGTGTTGAGTGGCAGATTTTTTCGGCCTGTTTTTTTATTGCATCTA
This region includes:
- a CDS encoding DUF5612 domain-containing protein, encoding MEIGLSVEAENKVGVLHKLTGIIYELGGNITYTQQFIKEDQNVGFIYMEIEGIKNLGLLNNKLKECKHVKRFEIHNSLKKIYGKRVIIVGGGAQVAEVARGAISEADRHNIRGERISVDTLPIVGEENLYEAVKAVATLPRVGILVLAGSLMGGKITEAVKELKEKSDIPVISLKMFGSVPKVVDLVVGDPLQAGVLAVMAIAKTAKFDIKKVKGRIL
- the bioA gene encoding adenosylmethionine--8-amino-7-oxononanoate transaminase; this translates as MKNKDLLEKWDKEYIWHPYTQMKEYKDSKNLIIERGEGNYLIDINGKRYLDAVSSIWCNLFGHSRREIIDAIKKQAEKICHSTLLGSANVPSILLAKKLIDIIPNHLTKVFYSEDGAEAVEIAVKMAYQYYILRGDKGRNKFISVKEGYHGDTVGAMSVGGSELFHGIFKPLLFKGYHADPPYCYRCKYHSFKDTDERNEKGCDMRCLDEMLDLIEKKADEVFCVILEGGIRGSAGMIPFPDGYIEGVAKACKENDVIFILDEVATGFGRTGKMFFCDNEKLKKLKKPDILCLGKGITGGYLPLAATLTTDEIYNQFLGEFGESKQFYHGHTYTGNQLLCSAALATLEIFEKENILEEIQPKIKLLHEKLKKLKELDHVGDVRGRGFMIGIELVKDKETKEPYPYGYKAGYRVAEKLLKRGIYMRPIGNVVILVPPLSITEEEINYLCDSLYEAIKEADL